A stretch of the Streptomyces sp. NBC_00078 genome encodes the following:
- a CDS encoding SpoIIE family protein phosphatase: MRTGEPLPAVGEVLAALATGLWHWDTATELVTVDAEAARLLGLPAVQTTLTEARARARLHPVDWNEIIAVVGLAVTEGTLAEVRIRIMDEQGRVIRVVRSRSKPSFGPGKKSFQLIGTLQEVTEPTPGTPAGRSAVTGDWRRSREAFLLDAGRALAEARSTEEVLRVAAGLSMPGFSPDGLAVFGVEGDRLTITGHHGAQSDDGPFSHMSLDTDYPAAEVVRTGRAVYISTPEQYRSRYPVTWPLASSFGRHSWAFLPLTVAGRTMGAWMAAFAYPVTFNPDERSVLTTVARMLAQALSRAGVAETERALTDGLQRSMMPTLGPQIPGMSVTARYVPTGGGLQVGGDWYDMIPLPGGTPSGGGRIALVIGDVQGHDVRAAGLMGQLRIALRAYASEGHRPDAVLSRASRFLHGMTDGATQPGVPEDDAHADLRFATCLYVEADPATGILDIARAGHPDPAIRMADGTVMARPTAGGLPLGIDPDADYPTTRIILEPGETMLVCTDGLIETGGHDLESGWQRIRTILEEHKGDLEELADALVQGVHGPSSHHTTGPLADRREDDIAVLLLSRPEEGHGEALFLPPPVRRTMLSVAQAEPERVAVARQQLRELLHDWPSPDQVDSAVLLVSEMLTNVLVHTDADALLLAEVRGEPGSRRMRIQVTDTSDALPHKRRPGELASSGRGLILIELLADAWGVDPQGEGKSIWFELYESEDPAESPDGSGPG; encoded by the coding sequence ATGCGCACTGGTGAGCCTCTGCCCGCCGTGGGGGAGGTTCTCGCCGCCCTCGCGACCGGCCTGTGGCACTGGGACACCGCCACGGAACTGGTCACGGTCGATGCCGAGGCCGCCCGGCTTCTCGGTCTGCCCGCCGTCCAGACGACCCTCACGGAAGCCCGTGCAAGGGCCCGTCTCCACCCTGTCGACTGGAACGAGATCATCGCCGTCGTCGGGCTGGCCGTCACCGAGGGCACGCTGGCCGAGGTGCGGATCCGGATCATGGACGAGCAGGGACGGGTGATCCGCGTCGTCCGCTCCCGTTCCAAACCCTCTTTCGGCCCCGGCAAGAAGTCCTTCCAGCTGATCGGCACCCTCCAGGAGGTGACCGAGCCGACCCCCGGCACCCCGGCCGGACGCAGCGCCGTCACCGGCGACTGGCGGCGGTCCAGGGAGGCGTTCCTGCTGGACGCGGGACGGGCGCTGGCCGAGGCACGGTCCACGGAGGAGGTGCTGCGGGTCGCGGCGGGCCTGTCGATGCCGGGGTTCAGCCCGGACGGGCTCGCGGTGTTCGGCGTCGAGGGCGACCGGCTGACGATCACCGGCCACCACGGGGCCCAGTCCGACGACGGCCCCTTCTCCCACATGTCCCTGGACACGGACTACCCGGCCGCCGAGGTGGTCCGCACCGGCCGCGCCGTCTACATCTCCACCCCGGAGCAGTACAGATCCCGCTACCCGGTCACCTGGCCGCTCGCCTCGTCCTTCGGCCGCCACTCCTGGGCCTTTCTGCCGCTGACCGTGGCCGGCCGCACCATGGGCGCCTGGATGGCGGCCTTCGCCTACCCCGTCACCTTCAACCCCGACGAGCGGTCGGTGCTGACGACGGTCGCCCGCATGCTCGCCCAGGCGCTGTCCCGCGCCGGTGTCGCCGAGACCGAGCGCGCGCTCACGGACGGCCTGCAGCGCTCGATGATGCCGACGCTCGGCCCCCAGATACCGGGCATGAGCGTCACCGCCCGCTACGTCCCCACCGGGGGCGGGCTCCAGGTCGGCGGCGACTGGTACGACATGATCCCGCTGCCTGGGGGCACCCCCTCTGGGGGAGGCCGTATCGCCCTGGTCATCGGCGACGTCCAGGGCCATGACGTCCGGGCGGCCGGGCTGATGGGCCAGCTCCGCATCGCCCTGCGCGCCTACGCCTCCGAGGGCCACCGCCCCGACGCGGTGCTCTCCCGTGCCTCCCGCTTCCTGCACGGCATGACGGACGGCGCCACTCAGCCCGGCGTTCCCGAGGACGACGCCCACGCGGACCTGCGCTTCGCGACCTGTCTCTACGTCGAGGCCGATCCGGCGACCGGCATTCTCGACATCGCCCGGGCCGGGCACCCCGACCCGGCCATCCGTATGGCGGACGGCACGGTGATGGCCCGTCCGACGGCGGGCGGCCTGCCTCTCGGCATCGACCCGGACGCCGACTACCCGACCACCCGGATCATCCTCGAACCCGGCGAGACCATGCTGGTCTGCACCGACGGTCTGATCGAGACCGGCGGCCACGACCTGGAGAGCGGCTGGCAGCGGATCCGCACGATCCTGGAGGAGCACAAGGGCGATCTGGAGGAGCTGGCGGACGCTCTGGTGCAGGGCGTGCACGGTCCCTCCTCGCACCACACGACCGGCCCGCTCGCCGACCGGCGCGAGGACGACATAGCCGTACTGCTGCTGAGCCGGCCGGAAGAGGGCCATGGCGAGGCACTGTTCCTGCCGCCGCCGGTGCGCCGCACCATGCTCTCCGTCGCACAGGCGGAACCGGAGCGGGTGGCGGTGGCCCGTCAGCAGCTGCGCGAGCTGCTCCACGACTGGCCCTCGCCCGACCAGGTCGACTCGGCGGTGCTGCTGGTCTCCGAGATGCTCACCAACGTCCTCGTGCACACCGACGCCGACGCGCTGCTGCTGGCTGAGGTGCGGGGCGAACCCGGGAGCCGCCGGATGCGGATCCAGGTCACCGACACCAGCGACGCCCTCCCGCACAAGCGCCGCCCCGGCGAACTGGCCTCCTCCGGCCGAGGGTTGATCCTCATCGAGCTGCTCGCGGACGCCTGGGGCGTGGACCCCCAGGGCGAGGGCAAAAGCATCTGGTTCGAGCTCTACGAGTCCGAGGACCCGGCCGAGTCCCCGGACGGCTCGGGCCCGGGGTAG